The following coding sequences are from one Pseudomonas mendocina window:
- a CDS encoding TRAP transporter substrate-binding protein, translating to MTFIPKALASLLCASAMLLSTAHVQADEINRHNFKIAFVQAKDHPHGLGAQKFAELIKEKSDGKMKVMVFASGTLGGDAQVISSVQGGTVDMTLVTPGLLSGIEKGFGLYGLPFLFQNAAEVDAVLDGPAGQNLLTKLEPHGIIGLGYWDHGFRHVTNSKHPVTKVEDIKGLKLRLQQIPTAIESFRALGANVVPLSFTELYTAMETRTVDGQENPLAAIETSKFYEVQKYLSLTGHFYDPLVAIFSKRTWDKLNETERELVRSASLEAQAYERKVSRDMDVSSREALAKHGMQINEVAPEEIERMREVVRPSSEKLIAEYGADLMAEMNAEIAKVRQAQ from the coding sequence ATGACATTCATTCCCAAGGCCCTGGCCTCACTGCTGTGCGCATCCGCCATGTTGCTGTCGACCGCTCATGTGCAGGCTGACGAGATCAATCGCCACAACTTCAAGATCGCCTTCGTCCAGGCCAAGGATCACCCACACGGCCTCGGGGCGCAGAAGTTCGCCGAGCTGATCAAGGAAAAGAGCGACGGCAAGATGAAGGTGATGGTCTTCGCCAGCGGCACCCTCGGCGGTGACGCGCAGGTGATTTCCTCGGTACAGGGCGGCACCGTCGACATGACCCTGGTCACCCCGGGCCTGCTCTCGGGCATCGAGAAAGGCTTTGGTCTGTACGGCCTGCCGTTCCTGTTCCAGAACGCTGCCGAGGTCGACGCCGTACTCGACGGCCCGGCCGGGCAGAACCTGCTGACCAAGCTGGAGCCGCACGGCATCATCGGTCTGGGCTACTGGGACCATGGCTTTCGCCACGTCACCAACAGCAAGCACCCGGTGACCAAGGTCGAGGACATCAAGGGCCTGAAGCTGCGCCTGCAGCAGATTCCGACCGCCATCGAGTCCTTCCGCGCGCTGGGTGCCAACGTGGTGCCGCTGTCGTTCACCGAGCTGTACACCGCGATGGAAACCCGCACCGTCGATGGCCAGGAAAACCCGCTGGCGGCCATCGAAACCTCGAAGTTCTATGAAGTGCAGAAGTACCTGTCGCTGACCGGTCACTTCTACGATCCGCTGGTGGCGATCTTCAGCAAACGCACCTGGGACAAGCTCAACGAGACCGAGCGTGAGCTGGTACGCAGCGCCTCTCTGGAAGCCCAGGCCTACGAGCGCAAGGTATCCCGCGATATGGACGTCAGCTCGCGTGAGGCGCTGGCCAAGCACGGCATGCAGATCAACGAAGTGGCCCCGGAAGAGATCGAGCGCATGCGTGAAGTGGTGCGTCCGAGCTCGGAAAAACTGATCGCCGAATATGGCGCCGATCTGATGGCGGAAATGAACGCCGAGATCGCCAAGGTTCGCCAGGCCCAGTAA
- a CDS encoding TRAP transporter large permease subunit: MVIAIFVISLLAAMAIGVPISYALILCALAMMYHLDLFDAQIVAQGLVNGADSFPLMAVPFFMLAGELMNAGGLSKRIVTMAIALVGHIKGGLGYVTILAGCVLAALSGSAAADAAALAALLVPMMVKVGHSRETSAGLVASAGVIAPVLPPSIGLILFGVAANVSITKLFLAGIVPGLLMGMSLCAAWFLVSRRGTLTTTERAPLRELLKAFKEGIWALLLPVIILVGLRAGIFTPTEAGVVAAVYALLVSVLVYRELTWKTLYQVLVASVMTTSMVMFLVASAMVAAWMITVADLPSSVVGLLEPLMDSPRLLMLLIVTIVIVIGMAMDMSPLILILAPVMMPVVVAAGIDPVYFGVIFVMVCAVSLLTPPVGVVLNVVAGVSKVGFVGIVRGVLPFLLAELLIIGLLLAFPQLLIVPAQWLY; this comes from the coding sequence ATCGTCATCGCAATTTTCGTGATTTCTCTATTGGCCGCCATGGCGATTGGCGTGCCGATTTCCTACGCGCTGATTCTCTGCGCGCTGGCCATGATGTATCACCTCGACCTGTTCGACGCGCAGATCGTCGCCCAGGGTCTGGTCAACGGCGCCGACAGCTTCCCGCTGATGGCCGTGCCGTTCTTCATGCTGGCCGGTGAGCTGATGAATGCCGGCGGTCTGTCCAAACGCATCGTCACCATGGCCATCGCCCTGGTCGGCCACATCAAGGGTGGCCTGGGTTACGTGACCATTCTCGCCGGCTGCGTGCTGGCGGCACTGTCCGGCTCGGCGGCTGCCGATGCTGCGGCGCTGGCCGCGCTGCTGGTGCCGATGATGGTCAAGGTCGGCCACAGCCGAGAGACCTCCGCAGGCCTGGTGGCCTCCGCTGGCGTGATCGCTCCGGTATTGCCGCCTTCGATCGGCCTGATCCTGTTCGGCGTCGCCGCCAACGTTTCCATCACCAAGCTGTTCCTGGCCGGCATCGTGCCGGGGCTGTTGATGGGCATGTCGCTGTGCGCGGCCTGGTTCCTGGTGTCGCGTCGCGGCACCCTGACTACCACCGAACGCGCCCCTCTGCGTGAACTGCTCAAGGCGTTCAAGGAAGGTATCTGGGCGTTGCTGCTGCCAGTGATCATCCTCGTCGGTCTGCGTGCCGGCATCTTCACCCCGACCGAAGCCGGTGTGGTAGCGGCTGTCTACGCCCTGCTGGTGTCGGTGCTGGTGTACCGCGAGCTGACCTGGAAGACCCTCTACCAGGTGCTGGTGGCCTCGGTAATGACCACCTCGATGGTGATGTTCCTGGTGGCCTCGGCGATGGTCGCGGCCTGGATGATCACCGTGGCGGATCTGCCCAGCTCGGTGGTGGGCCTGCTCGAACCGCTGATGGACAGCCCGCGTCTGTTGATGCTGCTGATCGTCACCATCGTCATCGTGATCGGCATGGCCATGGACATGTCGCCGCTGATCCTGATCCTTGCCCCGGTGATGATGCCGGTGGTGGTCGCGGCCGGCATCGACCCCGTGTACTTCGGCGTGATCTTCGTGATGGTCTGCGCGGTCAGCCTGCTCACCCCGCCGGTCGGCGTGGTGCTCAACGTGGTGGCCGGGGTATCCAAGGTCGGCTTCGTCGGCATCGTCCGCGGGGTGCTGCCGTTCCTGCTGGCGGAGCTGTTGATCATCGGTCTGCTGCTGGCCTTCCCGCAGTTGCTGATCGTTCCGGCGCAATGGTTGTACTGA
- a CDS encoding TRAP transporter small permease, with the protein MHKLVDGYFALLKLLAVICLVTMVVLVFGNVVLRYGFNESILISEELSRWAFVWLTFLGAVILLRERGHMTVDLALRAMPSWSERGCMILSQLLMLGCSGLFLWGSWQQVQINMHIPSPVSGWSMGFFYGAGVFFGASACVIHVYEALRLSLGGEMVLRDPLDEIHQ; encoded by the coding sequence ATGCATAAGCTCGTCGACGGTTATTTCGCCCTTCTCAAGCTGCTCGCGGTCATCTGCCTGGTGACCATGGTGGTGCTGGTGTTCGGCAACGTCGTGCTGCGCTACGGCTTCAACGAAAGCATCCTGATCTCCGAGGAACTGTCGCGCTGGGCGTTCGTCTGGCTGACCTTCCTGGGCGCCGTGATCCTGCTGCGTGAGCGCGGCCACATGACCGTGGATCTGGCATTGCGTGCCATGCCGAGCTGGAGTGAGCGCGGCTGCATGATCCTTTCCCAACTGCTGATGCTCGGCTGTTCCGGGCTGTTCCTGTGGGGCAGCTGGCAGCAGGTGCAGATCAACATGCACATACCGTCGCCGGTGTCCGGCTGGTCGATGGGCTTCTTCTACGGTGCGGGCGTGTTCTTCGGCGCATCGGCCTGCGTGATCCACGTTTACGAAGCGCTGCGTCTGAGCCTCGGTGGCGAGATGGTGTTGCGTGATCCGCTGGACGAAATCCACCAATAG
- a CDS encoding UxaA family hydrolase, which translates to MQLITNSPTVVILSDQDSVAVARRALERGSHVESLALEALDDIPAGHKIARRAIASGEAVLKYGQVIGVASQDIAAGAHVHTHNVSMPQSHANNQLPPPIERTPVLPPEQRRRFMGYRRPDGRVGTRNYIGILSTVNCSATVSRAVAAHFNGSELLKRYNIDGVVALTHGSGCAINTESEGFKFLERSIWGYACNPNIAGALVIGLGCETNQISSLMKRYNISEGPNFRVFNIQNAGGTRASIQRAIEQVTEMLDAIGRLERTSESVEHIMVGMQCGGSDGYSGITANPALGYAADLLAQHGGTAILSETPEIYGAEHLLIARAISHEVGQKLLDRLTWWEEYTRINGAELNNNPSPGNKAGGLTTILEKSLGAAAKGGTSSLNGVYEWGEPITERGFVFMDSPGYDPVSVTGQVASGANMICFTTGRGSVSGFKPAPCIKLATNTEMFRKLEEDMDINCGGIVDGELSIAEAGQKIFDILIEIASGEPSKSELYNYGDNEFVPWQVGAVT; encoded by the coding sequence ATGCAACTCATCACCAATAGCCCGACCGTGGTTATCCTCAGCGATCAAGATTCCGTGGCCGTCGCACGCCGTGCTCTGGAACGCGGCAGCCATGTCGAAAGCCTCGCCCTAGAAGCTCTGGACGACATCCCCGCCGGCCACAAGATCGCCCGCCGCGCCATCGCCAGTGGCGAAGCCGTGCTCAAGTACGGCCAGGTCATCGGCGTGGCCAGCCAGGACATCGCCGCCGGCGCCCACGTACACACCCACAACGTGTCGATGCCGCAGAGCCACGCCAACAACCAGCTGCCACCGCCCATCGAGCGCACGCCCGTACTGCCACCGGAACAGCGCCGCCGCTTCATGGGTTATCGCCGTCCGGATGGCCGCGTCGGCACACGTAACTACATCGGCATCCTGTCCACGGTGAACTGCTCGGCGACCGTGTCGCGCGCCGTGGCCGCGCACTTCAATGGTTCGGAACTGCTCAAGCGCTACAACATCGACGGCGTGGTCGCGCTGACCCACGGCAGCGGCTGCGCGATCAACACCGAGTCGGAAGGCTTCAAGTTCCTCGAACGCAGTATCTGGGGCTACGCCTGCAACCCCAACATCGCCGGCGCGCTGGTGATCGGCCTGGGCTGCGAGACCAACCAGATTTCCTCGCTGATGAAGCGCTACAACATCAGCGAAGGGCCGAACTTCCGCGTCTTCAACATCCAGAACGCCGGCGGCACCCGTGCCAGCATCCAGCGCGCCATCGAGCAGGTGACCGAGATGCTCGACGCCATCGGCCGCCTGGAGCGCACCTCGGAAAGCGTCGAGCACATCATGGTCGGCATGCAGTGCGGCGGCTCCGACGGCTACTCCGGCATCACCGCCAACCCGGCGCTGGGTTATGCCGCCGACCTGCTGGCCCAGCACGGCGGCACCGCCATCCTCAGCGAAACCCCGGAAATCTACGGTGCCGAACACCTGTTGATCGCCCGTGCGATCAGCCATGAAGTCGGCCAGAAATTGCTCGACCGCCTGACCTGGTGGGAGGAGTACACGCGCATCAACGGCGCCGAGCTGAACAACAACCCCTCGCCAGGCAACAAGGCCGGCGGCCTCACCACCATCCTGGAGAAATCCCTGGGCGCAGCGGCCAAGGGCGGCACCAGCTCGCTCAACGGCGTGTACGAGTGGGGTGAGCCGATCACCGAGCGCGGCTTCGTGTTCATGGACAGCCCCGGTTATGACCCGGTGTCGGTGACCGGCCAGGTGGCCTCCGGCGCCAACATGATCTGCTTCACCACCGGCCGTGGCTCGGTGTCCGGCTTCAAGCCGGCGCCCTGCATCAAGCTGGCCACCAACACCGAGATGTTCCGCAAGCTGGAAGAGGACATGGACATCAACTGCGGGGGCATCGTCGACGGTGAACTGAGCATCGCCGAAGCCGGGCAGAAGATCTTCGACATCCTCATCGAAATCGCCTCCGGCGAACCGTCGAAGAGCGAGCTGTACAACTACGGCGACAACGAGTTCGTGCCGTGGCAGGTGGGTGCGGTGACCTGA
- a CDS encoding GntR family transcriptional regulator yields the protein MMKKHLNDQLFEIIATSIRKKRLKTGTLLLEGPLAELFGVSRSPVRQALLNLNQAGLICTFDGRGYLVGAQPGKVLRRQLEPADFQLAEDDAQAPRKTESWKAVYDQIERDLLHQSLFGTYRVNELELSRHYGISRTVSSQVLTRLSLMGLVERDERSRWQLGQWDEERLGELYEVRRRLEPYVLVRAAEFIEPERIEGYIARLHQAMDLYPDMDSRQFDDLESDLHIETLGRCPNRQMLQILRRTHSLLLSGKHILLDKSYFPDEEPFFREHLSIFENLQAGRPDLAAQSMEEHLVIAERKVKQRLAQFREQNVIQAVPYLERIEA from the coding sequence ATGATGAAAAAGCACCTGAACGATCAGCTATTCGAAATCATCGCCACGAGCATCAGGAAAAAGCGCCTGAAAACAGGCACACTGCTGCTGGAAGGGCCTTTGGCGGAGCTTTTCGGCGTCAGCCGCTCTCCGGTTCGCCAGGCGTTGCTCAACCTGAACCAGGCGGGGTTGATCTGTACTTTTGACGGTCGTGGCTACCTGGTCGGTGCGCAGCCGGGCAAGGTGCTGCGGCGTCAGTTGGAGCCCGCCGATTTCCAGCTGGCCGAGGACGACGCCCAGGCGCCGCGCAAGACCGAGAGCTGGAAGGCGGTCTATGACCAGATCGAGCGCGACCTGCTGCACCAGTCGCTGTTCGGCACCTATCGCGTCAACGAGCTGGAGCTGTCACGTCACTACGGCATCAGCCGCACGGTCTCCAGCCAGGTGCTCACGCGTCTGTCGCTGATGGGCCTGGTGGAGCGTGACGAGCGCTCGCGCTGGCAGCTCGGACAGTGGGACGAGGAACGACTCGGCGAACTGTATGAAGTGCGCCGGCGCTTGGAGCCTTATGTGTTGGTGCGCGCTGCGGAGTTCATCGAGCCCGAGCGGATCGAGGGTTACATCGCGCGTCTGCACCAGGCCATGGATCTCTATCCGGACATGGACAGCCGCCAGTTCGACGACCTGGAAAGCGACCTGCACATCGAGACCCTCGGCCGCTGCCCCAACCGGCAGATGCTGCAGATCCTGCGTCGCACCCACTCGTTGCTGCTGTCGGGTAAGCACATCCTGCTGGACAAGAGTTACTTCCCCGATGAGGAACCCTTCTTCCGTGAGCACCTGAGCATCTTCGAGAACCTGCAGGCCGGCCGCCCCGATCTCGCCGCGCAGAGCATGGAGGAGCACCTGGTGATCGCCGAGCGCAAGGTCAAGCAGCGCCTGGCGCAATTCCGCGAGCAGAACGTGATCCAGGCCGTGCCTTATCTGGAGCGGATCGAGGCTTAG
- a CDS encoding AraC family transcriptional regulator, which yields MHTITSACFQVMAKAFASGGCSLSRHLPGLEQMLADGGPIRVIQVYRLLNALVSESGDADMGLRAYEHFHPCVLGVKSYALMSSPTLAQALQRLADYHPMTSDGSHMFLERHVDRLKLVGVENSTVAQRAPRAFIDAGAALVFAIVHWLAPFQRPMPLMLELTYPEPLDTRQLRRLFGNNLYFSARRNCMTFSLEAGAIELPTAAAALHTLHVEYAQAQMSEQVDGSLEARVRRILAEQLSQGISPGLSDVADLLGMSRRSLQHGLGRDEANFTLLLDQARQRQAASFLRNTTRSLKYISAQLGFRDQSSFHKACVRWFGISPNQYRLMHCDTGGAS from the coding sequence ATGCATACGATTACAAGTGCCTGTTTCCAGGTCATGGCCAAGGCATTTGCAAGTGGTGGCTGCAGTCTCAGCAGACATCTTCCAGGGTTGGAGCAGATGCTCGCCGATGGCGGGCCGATTCGGGTCATACAGGTGTATCGGCTGTTGAACGCCTTGGTCAGTGAAAGCGGTGATGCGGATATGGGGCTGCGCGCTTACGAGCATTTTCACCCGTGCGTGCTCGGTGTGAAGAGCTATGCGCTGATGTCCAGCCCGACGCTGGCGCAGGCCCTGCAGCGTCTGGCGGACTATCACCCGATGACCAGCGATGGCTCGCACATGTTTCTGGAGCGGCATGTCGACCGTCTCAAGTTGGTTGGCGTGGAAAACTCCACCGTTGCCCAGCGGGCGCCCCGTGCGTTCATCGATGCCGGCGCGGCGCTGGTCTTCGCCATCGTGCACTGGCTGGCGCCCTTTCAAAGGCCGATGCCGCTGATGCTCGAACTGACCTACCCTGAGCCGCTGGACACCCGACAGTTGCGCCGCTTGTTCGGTAACAACCTGTACTTTTCCGCGCGGCGCAATTGCATGACATTCAGCCTGGAAGCTGGCGCGATCGAATTGCCCACCGCCGCCGCCGCGCTGCATACGTTGCACGTCGAATACGCCCAGGCGCAAATGAGCGAGCAGGTGGATGGTTCGCTGGAGGCCAGGGTACGGCGCATTCTCGCGGAGCAACTGAGCCAGGGCATCAGCCCCGGTCTGAGCGACGTGGCCGACCTTCTCGGCATGAGTCGTCGTAGCCTGCAGCATGGTCTGGGGCGTGACGAGGCGAACTTCACATTACTGCTCGACCAAGCCCGTCAACGCCAGGCCGCGAGCTTTCTGCGCAACACCACGCGCAGCCTCAAGTACATTTCGGCGCAACTGGGGTTTCGTGATCAGAGCAGCTTCCACAAGGCCTGTGTGCGCTGGTTCGGCATCTCGCCCAATCAGTACCGGCTGATGCATTGTGATACTGGAGGGGCTTCCTGA
- a CDS encoding EAL domain-containing protein has product MEPRHRLDGHRMSIHEPFLRSVTNNPLNDLQRAHLFYDELQRGRFHLAFQPVVATHEPERVLYRESLLRHEGDGLGFNPFPLLERLHVIRPLDHRVIGTVMVLLRDNPSLTLGCNISALSTLLDADWDQMLDHLSADRSLAGRLVIEITESAVPPSTRGAVDLVHRLRHAGCRVAVDDFGSGFGTLAFIQQSQPDIIKIDQSYIQRARDSSTGEKTLKYLLELCKTLAPCVIVEGIETSVDLQLATSLGSTWVQGYFFGRPTCELENLQGSSRISN; this is encoded by the coding sequence ATGGAACCTCGACATCGCCTGGACGGCCATCGCATGAGCATTCACGAGCCATTTCTCCGCTCTGTTACCAACAACCCGCTAAACGACCTGCAACGCGCTCACCTGTTCTATGACGAGCTGCAACGCGGCCGATTCCACCTCGCATTCCAGCCTGTCGTTGCCACCCATGAGCCGGAGCGGGTGCTGTATCGCGAAAGCCTGCTGCGCCATGAAGGCGACGGCCTTGGTTTCAATCCCTTCCCGCTACTGGAACGTCTGCACGTCATACGCCCGCTGGATCATCGCGTGATCGGAACGGTGATGGTGTTGTTGCGAGACAACCCGAGCCTGACCCTGGGCTGCAACATTTCCGCACTCAGCACCCTGCTGGATGCGGACTGGGATCAGATGCTCGACCACCTCTCGGCCGACCGCAGCCTCGCCGGCCGCCTGGTCATCGAAATCACCGAAAGTGCCGTACCTCCGAGTACCCGGGGCGCAGTGGATCTGGTGCACCGCTTGCGGCACGCCGGCTGCCGGGTAGCCGTCGACGACTTCGGCTCAGGCTTCGGCACACTGGCATTCATCCAGCAAAGCCAGCCAGACATCATCAAGATCGACCAGAGCTATATACAGCGCGCACGCGATAGTTCCACTGGCGAGAAAACCCTCAAATATCTGCTCGAACTGTGCAAGACCCTGGCGCCTTGCGTAATCGTCGAAGGCATCGAAACTTCCGTTGACCTGCAATTGGCCACAAGTCTGGGAAGTACCTGGGTGCAAGGTTACTTCTTCGGGCGGCCAACCTGTGAACTTGAAAATCTTCAAGGCTCCTCGCGAATAAGCAATTAG
- a CDS encoding methyl-accepting chemotaxis protein, producing the protein MLLRKMKIGWRAAASFAVLALLVLLLGWITLTQMSRMDDMSDAIEAKWFPSVLALDEMNMSAARIRALTLRIHITQDAQSRSTDLATLDQAKSDLTRVEQTYVQFIDSAEEQAAYDAFRSSLERYMASQAEVTEAILAGNDARVRQLVGGVLSETADALTASMRALMQFNKAGAASASTQSEEAYDSARYIVQAAIVVAILLTIALALLFTRSVVVPLSKAVGLAEDIAAGDLSRDVTDDGQDEPAQLLAALATMRRSLRDTIQQIADSSSQLASASEELHAVTEDSTRGLHQQNNEIEQAATAVNEMTAAVEEVARNAVNTSEASRETDHTAREGQSQVGQTVESIGLLTQDISTTSEEIRRLADNVRNIGQVVTVIRAIAEQTNLLALNAAIEAARAGEQGRGFAVVADEVRALAHRTQQSTGEVEQMIDLIQKETEQAVQAMDTSMQRAGSTLGLAQSAGQALEEITRSIGAINERNLVIASASEQQAQVAREVDRNLVNIRDLSLQSSAGADQTTAASQELSSLAVGLNQLVTRFRL; encoded by the coding sequence ATGTTGCTGAGAAAGATGAAGATCGGTTGGCGCGCGGCAGCAAGCTTTGCCGTATTGGCGCTCCTGGTATTGTTATTGGGCTGGATCACCCTGACGCAGATGTCGCGTATGGACGACATGTCCGACGCGATCGAAGCCAAGTGGTTTCCGTCCGTGCTGGCCCTGGATGAAATGAACATGAGCGCAGCCCGCATCCGCGCGCTCACCTTGCGTATACACATCACCCAGGATGCGCAGAGCCGTAGTACCGACCTGGCCACATTGGATCAGGCCAAGAGCGACCTGACACGTGTCGAGCAGACCTATGTGCAGTTCATCGATTCCGCTGAGGAGCAGGCGGCCTACGATGCGTTTCGCAGTAGCCTGGAACGCTACATGGCCAGCCAGGCCGAGGTAACGGAAGCGATTCTGGCCGGCAACGATGCCCGGGTCAGGCAACTGGTCGGTGGTGTACTGAGCGAAACGGCCGATGCGTTGACCGCGTCGATGCGAGCGTTGATGCAGTTCAACAAGGCAGGTGCTGCAAGCGCCTCGACGCAGAGCGAGGAGGCGTATGACAGCGCCAGGTATATCGTTCAAGCAGCCATCGTCGTGGCGATTCTGCTGACGATCGCACTCGCACTTCTGTTCACTCGCAGCGTCGTCGTCCCCCTGAGCAAGGCAGTGGGCCTGGCCGAAGACATCGCCGCCGGAGACCTCAGCCGTGACGTCACCGACGACGGCCAGGATGAGCCTGCGCAGTTGCTGGCGGCACTCGCCACCATGCGGCGTAGCTTGCGCGACACCATCCAGCAGATCGCTGACTCCTCCAGCCAGCTGGCCTCTGCCTCCGAGGAGCTGCATGCGGTGACCGAAGACAGCACACGTGGCCTGCACCAGCAGAACAACGAGATCGAACAGGCCGCCACGGCGGTCAACGAAATGACCGCCGCCGTGGAAGAAGTCGCACGTAACGCCGTCAACACGTCGGAGGCTTCACGCGAGACCGACCATACCGCCCGCGAGGGCCAGAGCCAGGTCGGCCAGACGGTCGAATCGATCGGCCTGCTGACGCAGGACATCTCCACCACCAGCGAAGAAATCCGCCGCCTGGCCGACAACGTGCGCAACATCGGTCAGGTGGTCACGGTGATCCGCGCCATCGCCGAACAGACCAATCTGCTGGCGCTCAATGCTGCCATCGAAGCCGCACGGGCCGGTGAACAGGGCCGTGGCTTCGCCGTGGTGGCCGACGAGGTTCGCGCCCTCGCCCATCGCACCCAACAATCAACCGGCGAAGTCGAGCAGATGATCGACCTCATCCAGAAAGAGACCGAACAGGCCGTGCAGGCGATGGACACCAGCATGCAACGCGCCGGCTCGACACTCGGCCTGGCTCAATCCGCCGGCCAGGCGCTGGAGGAAATCACCCGCTCCATCGGCGCCATCAACGAACGCAACCTGGTGATTGCCAGCGCCTCGGAACAGCAGGCACAGGTGGCGCGCGAGGTGGATCGCAACCTGGTCAATATCCGCGACCTGTCACTGCAAAGCTCGGCCGGCGCCGATCAGACCACAGCCGCCAGCCAGGAGCTGTCGAGCCTGGCCGTCGGCCTCAATCAGCTGGTGACACGCTTTCGTCTCTGA
- a CDS encoding glutathione S-transferase, with the protein MQLIYAAASPFARKVRVLAAETGLLERIELFDTAVLPTTLNERVNALNPLGKIPVLLTDDGQALYDSRVICEYLDTLHQGTKLLPDGAARWQVLRLAALADGLMDAALLARYERAARPAELQWSAWLEGQLGKIQRALAELERQVGQLQGPLDLAQIGVACALGYLDFRFADLDWRAAHPGLAAFQQAFAQRASMQASAPL; encoded by the coding sequence ATGCAACTGATCTACGCCGCTGCCTCACCCTTCGCCCGCAAGGTTCGCGTACTGGCTGCGGAAACTGGCCTGCTGGAACGCATCGAGCTGTTCGATACCGCCGTGCTGCCGACCACGCTCAACGAACGGGTCAATGCGCTCAACCCGTTGGGCAAGATTCCGGTGCTGCTGACCGATGACGGCCAAGCGCTGTATGACAGCCGGGTGATCTGCGAATACCTCGACACCCTGCATCAAGGTACGAAGCTGCTACCGGACGGTGCTGCGCGCTGGCAGGTGTTGCGCCTGGCCGCCTTGGCCGATGGCCTGATGGATGCTGCGCTGTTGGCGCGATACGAGCGCGCTGCACGCCCGGCCGAGCTGCAATGGTCGGCCTGGCTGGAGGGGCAGCTGGGCAAGATCCAGCGGGCGTTGGCGGAGCTGGAGCGCCAGGTCGGGCAGTTGCAGGGGCCGCTCGACCTGGCGCAGATCGGCGTCGCCTGCGCCCTGGGCTATCTGGATTTCCGCTTTGCCGACCTCGACTGGCGAGCTGCGCATCCGGGCTTGGCCGCTTTCCAGCAGGCCTTCGCCCAGCGCGCCTCGATGCAGGCCAGCGCGCCGTTGTGA
- a CDS encoding MarR family winged helix-turn-helix transcriptional regulator, which produces MVIEKKINTASVSLKSLDPLDHSLELLHFGFRGLTVEADRFLETHGLSRVHHRILYVIARTDAISIGELATTLGVSNQALHRPLSHLFEQALVQYTREPGRHRFKLLALSETGTALEAEATELERRTLRDALAATDADGQDAWRRVMRALAEHLN; this is translated from the coding sequence ATGGTTATCGAGAAAAAGATCAACACGGCATCCGTGAGCCTGAAATCGCTCGATCCGCTCGACCATAGCCTCGAGCTGCTGCATTTCGGTTTTCGCGGCCTGACGGTGGAGGCCGACCGTTTTCTCGAGACACACGGACTGTCCCGTGTGCACCACCGCATTCTGTATGTGATCGCCCGTACCGACGCAATCAGCATCGGCGAACTGGCTACCACCCTGGGCGTCAGCAACCAGGCGCTGCATCGTCCGCTGTCGCACCTGTTCGAGCAGGCGCTGGTGCAGTACACCCGTGAACCAGGCCGGCATCGTTTCAAGCTGCTGGCACTGAGCGAAACGGGCACGGCGCTGGAGGCCGAGGCCACCGAGCTGGAGCGGCGCACCCTGCGCGACGCCCTGGCCGCCACCGACGCCGATGGTCAGGACGCCTGGCGTCGGGTGATGCGGGCGCTTGCCGAACACCTCAACTGA